A single Panthera tigris isolate Pti1 chromosome A3, P.tigris_Pti1_mat1.1, whole genome shotgun sequence DNA region contains:
- the SMIM26 gene encoding small integral membrane protein 26 — MRPDQATSWYRRMSAVYALGAWTLLGSLIFLGRKKSKVPGNEVEQKDVARNEMLEPPKGFYVETIVTYKEDFVPVTDRILNFWKSWTGGPGPES, encoded by the exons ATGCGTCCGGATCAGGCCACGTCCTGGTACCGGCGGATGTCCGCGGTCTACGCGCTGGGCGCCTGGACCCTGCTAGGCTCCTTGATTTTTTTAGGCCGGAAAAAGAGCAAAGTACCAG GCAATGAAGTAGAGCAAAAGGATGTCGCAAGAAATGAAATGCTCGAGCCGCCGAAAGGGTTTTACGTGGAAACAATTGTCACATATAAAGAAGATTTTGTTCCAGTCACTGACAGGATCCTCAACTTTTGGAAATCATGGACTGGTGGCCCTGGACCAGAATCCTGA